One genomic window of Trueperaceae bacterium includes the following:
- a CDS encoding penicillin-binding protein 2 — MRFRRSWLLLPLTLLPLAAAVVGFSLQQRGFTALPPLPVESATRGRVLATDGTVLAEGPALERRYPQGPLAAPVLGFTGALQPDGRYGLEGVEYSLDAALAAGHDVTLTLDPVLQAATEAHLAAAATEHGAESGAAVVLEVGTGRVLASASYPSFDANAWQQADRKQMLNRPFQQVYEPGSVIKPLVVAGLLQSGLLSPGELVEAPMTLRVGTKTFRDVARHDALLSVPDVLAFSSNSAMINLGARFEPAQLHEWLWRFGLGHELDQTSVSSRTGILNPWARWVPQDQASNSIGQNLSVTPLQVAAAYGVFAQDGVYVPPRLVEGERLPAPHRVLAPEVAQGIRTMLGHVMDTGGLRQARIPGVSTGGKTGTADVYDPELGTYPAGDYALTFAGMFPLEKPEVVVVVMLMKPEGTSTSTYVAAPIFRAVGSEVVAHWGVAPTTDALAALP, encoded by the coding sequence TTGCGCTTCCGGCGGTCTTGGCTCCTCCTCCCGCTCACCCTACTGCCGCTCGCCGCCGCCGTCGTTGGGTTCTCGCTGCAGCAGCGCGGCTTCACCGCCCTCCCGCCGCTGCCGGTCGAGAGCGCCACGCGCGGGCGCGTGCTTGCCACGGACGGCACGGTGCTCGCCGAGGGGCCGGCGCTGGAGCGGCGCTACCCGCAGGGGCCGCTCGCGGCGCCGGTGCTGGGATTCACCGGGGCGTTGCAGCCGGACGGCCGCTACGGGCTCGAGGGGGTCGAGTACTCCCTCGACGCGGCCCTCGCGGCCGGCCACGACGTGACGCTGACGCTGGATCCCGTGCTGCAGGCCGCCACCGAGGCCCACCTGGCCGCGGCCGCCACGGAGCACGGCGCGGAGAGCGGCGCCGCCGTGGTGCTCGAGGTCGGCACGGGCCGCGTGCTCGCCTCGGCCAGCTACCCGAGCTTCGACGCCAACGCCTGGCAGCAGGCCGACCGCAAGCAGATGCTCAACCGCCCCTTCCAGCAGGTGTACGAGCCCGGCTCCGTCATCAAGCCCCTGGTCGTCGCCGGGCTCCTGCAGTCCGGCCTGCTCTCCCCGGGCGAGCTGGTCGAGGCGCCGATGACGTTGCGGGTAGGCACCAAGACCTTCCGCGACGTGGCGCGCCACGACGCCCTCCTGAGCGTCCCCGACGTCCTGGCGTTCTCGAGCAACTCTGCCATGATCAACCTGGGCGCCCGCTTCGAGCCGGCCCAGCTCCACGAGTGGCTGTGGCGCTTCGGCCTCGGCCACGAACTCGATCAGACAAGCGTGTCGAGCCGCACCGGCATCCTCAACCCGTGGGCGCGCTGGGTCCCGCAGGACCAGGCCTCCAACAGCATCGGACAGAACCTGTCCGTCACGCCGCTCCAGGTCGCCGCCGCCTACGGCGTCTTCGCCCAGGACGGCGTCTACGTGCCGCCGCGGCTGGTGGAGGGCGAGCGCCTTCCCGCGCCGCACCGCGTCCTGGCCCCCGAGGTCGCGCAGGGCATCCGGACGATGCTCGGACACGTGATGGACACGGGCGGGCTGCGCCAGGCGCGCATCCCGGGCGTGAGCACGGGCGGCAAGACGGGCACGGCCGACGTCTACGACCCGGAGCTTGGAACCTACCCCGCCGGCGACTACGCCTTGACGTTCGCGGGGATGTTCCCGCTCGAGAAGCCCGAGGTCGTGGTGGTCGTGATGCTGATGAAGCCGGAGGGCACGAGCACCAGCACGTACGTGGCGGCCCCCATCTTCCGGGCGGTGGGCAGCGAGGTCGTGGCGCACTGGGGCGTGGCGCCCACGACCGACGCGCTGGCCGCCCTCCCTTAG
- the rsmH gene encoding 16S rRNA (cytosine(1402)-N(4))-methyltransferase RsmH, whose amino-acid sequence MMAETLEGLAPRPGAWYVDGTFGAGGHSRLLLSRGANVVAIDQDPTALTHVTSLEREGLPGELRFQLGNFRDVERLVAAAGVSEVRGVLLDLGVSSMQLDEEGRGFAFRKDGPLDMRMSEAGVSAEDVVNDYSLEDLAAIIFRYGEERHSRRVARRIVEARAAGRITTTARLAEVVSSAYPTGPRREHPARRTFQALRIHVNDELGALQEGLEGSARLLVPGGRLVVLSYHSLEDRIVKQFLKDSPRLAPLHKRPLEAGPDEVARNPRARSAKLRVGERVEG is encoded by the coding sequence ATGATGGCCGAGACGCTCGAGGGCCTCGCGCCGCGCCCGGGCGCCTGGTACGTGGACGGCACGTTCGGCGCCGGCGGTCACTCGCGTCTCCTCCTGAGCCGCGGCGCCAACGTCGTGGCCATCGACCAGGACCCGACGGCGCTGACGCACGTGACGTCGCTCGAGCGCGAGGGGCTGCCGGGCGAGCTGCGCTTCCAGCTCGGCAACTTCCGCGACGTGGAGCGCCTCGTGGCCGCGGCGGGGGTGAGCGAGGTGCGGGGCGTCCTCCTCGATCTCGGCGTCTCCTCGATGCAACTCGACGAGGAGGGGCGCGGCTTCGCGTTCCGCAAGGACGGCCCCCTCGACATGCGCATGAGCGAGGCGGGCGTCAGCGCCGAGGACGTCGTCAACGACTACTCGCTCGAGGACCTCGCGGCCATCATCTTCCGTTACGGCGAGGAGCGCCATAGCCGGCGGGTGGCGCGCCGCATCGTGGAGGCGCGCGCCGCCGGCCGCATCACCACGACGGCGCGACTGGCCGAGGTCGTCAGCTCCGCCTACCCCACCGGCCCACGGCGCGAACACCCGGCGCGGCGCACGTTCCAGGCCCTGCGCATCCACGTCAACGACGAGCTCGGTGCCCTGCAGGAGGGCCTCGAGGGCTCGGCCAGGCTGCTCGTCCCCGGCGGTCGTCTCGTGGTCCTCTCCTACCACTCGCTCGAGGACCGCATCGTCAAGCAGTTCCTCAAGGACTCGCCGCGGCTCGCGCCGCTCCACAAGCGTCCCCTCGAGGCCGGGCCCGACGAGGTGGCCCGCAACCCGCGCGCGCGCAGCGCCAAGCTGCGCGTCGGGGAACGGGTGGAGGGGTGA
- a CDS encoding primosomal protein N', which translates to MPAAIDVLLPLPIGPLTYLPPLQGDPPGPGRRVVVPWQAGVRIGVVSDVRTVDAGRGVELRHALHALEGQVWLDHAALATVTSLARHSGVPAGLVLATLNPPGLQQELDHEVRLAPGGKDLLAALDHPPPREAEGGAWFAAALVPGKALEELRRQGLIDERARPRALTRRVLVPVRPPDDELEGARRLAQRTALERLFELDEAESAAALAADADVSPSAVRSLVAKGYAAYAERPQEEPAPPLPHPAPEALPAIKVEQVPPEGDGAVVGARRRARLAALLPRLRADLAAGRSVLVLAPEAAMADAAASDLATALPVSLLSGEATDRQRVRLWRELERGRPQVLVGTYLALLAPLENLGRVVVLDFASSAYKLQAGSRTLVSKAATLRARLAAVPLTLLDVVAGPDLVVQVAAAARRHLPLPRLRLHVADLAGGGNWPVHPDLTRTLKQVVERERQALILAPRRGYSGALGCPECGWQAPCPNCDLTLRYHRAEGVLRCHQCGHAERPPDTCPACGGTNVGPLRGAGTEWVAAQVRRSLDGFPVYRYDRDHRDDVTALLAGAPGVVVGTLALLSLPPLPELSLIGITHFDAHLMAADFRAEEEVLRTVLRLAELTGGRQPLVLVQTFSPEHELLRALGAPDPAAALELLLAGQLARRKRFGYPPYAGLAKLQFSARDRGSALAAAQHALDALLTGGALQGEVLGPASAPVERVRGQYHFQLLLRGTDEVRLEALLALVPGRYPGARLGVDVDPRDVGALLD; encoded by the coding sequence GTGCCGGCCGCCATCGACGTGCTGCTGCCCCTGCCCATCGGGCCGCTCACCTACCTGCCGCCGCTGCAGGGCGACCCGCCCGGCCCTGGGCGGCGCGTCGTCGTCCCGTGGCAGGCCGGGGTGCGCATCGGGGTGGTGAGCGACGTGCGGACCGTCGACGCCGGCCGCGGCGTCGAGCTCAGGCACGCCCTGCACGCGCTCGAGGGCCAGGTGTGGCTCGATCACGCGGCACTCGCCACGGTGACGAGCCTGGCGCGGCACTCTGGGGTGCCGGCCGGGCTGGTCCTGGCCACGCTCAACCCGCCCGGACTGCAGCAGGAGCTCGACCACGAGGTGCGCCTCGCGCCGGGCGGCAAGGACCTCCTCGCGGCGCTCGACCACCCGCCGCCGCGCGAGGCGGAAGGCGGCGCCTGGTTCGCTGCCGCCCTCGTTCCCGGCAAGGCGCTCGAGGAGCTGCGCCGTCAGGGGCTGATCGACGAGCGGGCGCGCCCGAGAGCGCTCACGCGGCGCGTCCTCGTGCCGGTCAGACCCCCGGACGACGAGCTTGAGGGCGCGCGGCGCCTCGCCCAGCGCACGGCGCTGGAGCGGCTCTTCGAACTCGACGAGGCGGAGAGCGCCGCGGCGCTCGCGGCCGACGCGGACGTGAGCCCGAGCGCCGTGCGCTCCCTGGTCGCCAAGGGGTACGCCGCGTACGCCGAACGCCCGCAGGAGGAGCCCGCCCCGCCGCTGCCCCACCCGGCGCCCGAGGCGCTCCCCGCGATCAAGGTCGAGCAGGTGCCGCCCGAGGGGGACGGCGCCGTCGTGGGCGCCAGGCGGCGGGCGCGCCTCGCCGCCCTGCTGCCGCGCCTGCGCGCCGACCTGGCGGCCGGACGGAGCGTGCTCGTGCTCGCGCCGGAGGCGGCCATGGCGGACGCCGCCGCGAGCGACCTGGCCACCGCCCTGCCCGTCTCCCTCCTCTCGGGCGAGGCAACGGACCGGCAACGCGTGCGGCTGTGGCGCGAGCTGGAGCGGGGGAGGCCGCAGGTGTTGGTGGGCACCTACCTCGCCCTGCTCGCCCCGCTGGAGAACCTCGGACGCGTCGTGGTGCTCGACTTCGCCAGCAGCGCCTACAAGCTGCAGGCGGGCTCGCGCACGCTCGTGTCGAAGGCGGCCACGCTGCGGGCGCGGCTGGCGGCGGTGCCCCTGACGCTGCTCGACGTGGTGGCCGGGCCCGACCTCGTGGTGCAGGTGGCGGCGGCGGCCCGGCGCCACCTGCCGCTGCCCCGCCTGCGCCTCCACGTCGCCGACCTCGCGGGTGGCGGCAACTGGCCCGTCCACCCCGACCTGACCCGCACGCTCAAGCAGGTGGTGGAGCGCGAGCGTCAGGCGCTCATCCTGGCCCCGCGCCGCGGCTACTCGGGCGCTCTCGGCTGCCCAGAGTGCGGCTGGCAGGCGCCCTGCCCCAACTGCGACCTGACCCTCCGCTACCACCGTGCCGAGGGGGTCCTCCGTTGCCACCAGTGCGGCCACGCCGAGCGGCCGCCCGACACCTGTCCGGCGTGCGGCGGCACGAACGTCGGCCCACTGCGCGGCGCCGGCACGGAGTGGGTGGCGGCGCAGGTGCGCCGCAGCCTCGACGGTTTCCCCGTCTACCGCTACGACCGCGATCACCGCGACGACGTCACGGCCCTCCTGGCCGGCGCCCCCGGGGTGGTCGTCGGGACGCTTGCGCTCCTCTCGCTCCCGCCGCTCCCCGAGCTGTCGCTCATCGGCATCACGCACTTCGACGCGCATCTCATGGCGGCCGACTTCCGCGCCGAGGAGGAGGTCCTCCGCACCGTCCTGCGGCTGGCCGAGCTGACGGGGGGAAGGCAGCCGCTCGTGCTGGTGCAGACGTTCTCGCCAGAGCACGAGCTGTTGAGGGCCCTGGGTGCGCCCGACCCGGCAGCGGCGCTCGAGCTGCTGCTGGCGGGGCAGCTGGCGCGCCGCAAGCGGTTCGGCTACCCGCCCTACGCGGGGCTGGCCAAGCTGCAGTTCTCGGCGCGGGACAGGGGGAGCGCCCTCGCCGCGGCGCAGCACGCCCTCGACGCGTTGCTCACGGGCGGAGCGCTGCAGGGCGAGGTCCTCGGCCCCGCCAGTGCCCCGGTCGAGCGGGTGCGGGGCCAGTACCACTTCCAGCTCCTCCTGCGGGGCACGGACGAGGTGCGGCTCGAGGCGCTCCTGGCGCTCGTGCCCGGCCGCTATCCCGGCGCCAGGCTGGGGGTGGACGTCGACCCGCGCGACGTCGGTGCGCTCCTCGACTAG
- the mraZ gene encoding division/cell wall cluster transcriptional repressor MraZ — MPFGEYQYNVDDKGRVIIPPPFRDFVADGMIVTRGLDDCLFVFPLTAWERIEQHLTALPLTDPDSRKFVRFFYSGAAKAKLDSAGRITLPPPLRNYARADGNVVVVGAPNRLEIWNEALWLDNLGDVQSNPPAPELLRELIG; from the coding sequence ATGCCGTTCGGGGAGTACCAGTACAACGTCGACGACAAGGGGCGCGTCATCATCCCGCCCCCCTTCCGCGACTTCGTGGCAGACGGCATGATCGTCACCCGCGGCCTCGACGACTGCCTGTTCGTGTTCCCGCTCACGGCCTGGGAGCGCATCGAGCAGCACCTCACCGCGCTCCCCCTCACCGACCCCGACTCCCGCAAGTTCGTGCGCTTCTTCTACTCGGGCGCCGCCAAGGCGAAGCTCGACTCCGCCGGCCGGATCACCCTCCCCCCGCCCCTGCGCAACTACGCCCGCGCGGACGGCAACGTCGTGGTCGTCGGCGCGCCCAACCGCCTTGAGATCTGGAACGAGGCGCTCTGGCTGGACAACCTGGGCGACGTGCAGTCGAACCCGCCCGCGCCCGAGCTTCTCCGGGAGCTGATCGGGTGA
- a CDS encoding phosphoribosylformylglycinamidine cyclo-ligase, with the protein MTPETSGYKEAGVDLAAAEETMRRIEGAVASTYTPQVLRGLGAFGGLFALPAGYSEPVLVASTDGVGTKTVVAAALGRHALIGSDLVNHCVNDILVQGATPLFFLDYVAASRLEPAVVAEVVTGVADACRVAGMALLGGETAEMPGVYLPDQLDVAGTIVGVVERSAVVDGSGVRAGDVLLAFESGGLQTNGFSLARHLLAGRYAEPLAGDERGRTVGEALLAPHLSFLPAVRPLLGAGLVKAMAHVTGGGLPGNLPRSLPPGLGAEVALGSWPVPAVFTELVRAGRLPEGEAFAALNMGVGFVLVVAEGDVAEVRERVGPVAGVPARLHAIGRVREGAGVALIGA; encoded by the coding sequence ATGACGCCCGAGACGAGCGGTTACAAGGAGGCCGGCGTCGACCTCGCCGCCGCCGAGGAGACGATGAGGCGCATCGAGGGGGCGGTGGCCAGTACCTATACCCCCCAGGTGCTGCGCGGCCTCGGCGCCTTCGGCGGGCTCTTCGCCCTGCCGGCAGGCTACTCCGAGCCGGTCCTGGTCGCCTCCACCGACGGGGTGGGCACCAAGACCGTCGTGGCGGCCGCCCTGGGCCGGCATGCCCTCATCGGCAGCGACCTCGTCAACCACTGCGTCAACGACATCCTCGTGCAGGGGGCGACGCCGCTCTTCTTCCTCGACTACGTGGCCGCCTCGCGGCTCGAGCCCGCCGTGGTGGCCGAGGTCGTCACCGGGGTGGCGGACGCCTGCCGCGTGGCGGGCATGGCGCTCCTCGGCGGCGAGACGGCGGAGATGCCCGGCGTCTACCTGCCGGACCAGCTCGACGTTGCCGGCACGATCGTCGGCGTCGTCGAGCGCTCCGCGGTCGTGGACGGTTCCGGCGTGCGCGCCGGCGACGTGCTTCTCGCGTTCGAGTCGGGCGGCCTGCAGACGAACGGCTTCAGCCTCGCCCGGCACCTCCTGGCGGGACGGTACGCCGAGCCGCTGGCCGGCGACGAGCGGGGGCGCACGGTGGGCGAGGCCCTGCTCGCACCCCACCTCAGCTTCCTTCCGGCCGTGAGGCCGCTCCTCGGCGCGGGCCTGGTGAAGGCCATGGCGCACGTCACGGGTGGGGGCCTCCCCGGCAACCTGCCGCGCAGCCTGCCGCCCGGCCTCGGGGCCGAGGTCGCGCTTGGCAGCTGGCCGGTGCCGGCCGTGTTCACGGAGCTGGTGCGCGCGGGCCGGCTGCCCGAGGGCGAGGCGTTCGCGGCGCTCAACATGGGGGTCGGCTTCGTCCTGGTCGTGGCGGAGGGAGACGTGGCGGAGGTGCGGGAGCGCGTCGGGCCGGTGGCGGGCGTGCCAGCCCGCCTCCACGCCATCGGTCGCGTGCGCGAGGGCGCGGGCGTGGCGCTGATCGGGGCCTGA
- a CDS encoding HAMP domain-containing histidine kinase has translation MRLRLQLTLVFGAFIAVILSAVAVSVYVLTERSLSVGVTDQAERALAELTSGTSTIAQGLQKLPSDTYYQILLIGQAGRVPDLPSELRAGVPYAFNSSLVASMSDASAQQLLKDGQMIETVTVRGETVRVIGRLATITLTSNGPSVQAAFLVGIPASLVAQTLDQLAQDLIATVLIAFIVFALGVWLLSERVLGPLKRVTAAAAQVSVSDLAQRVPVPNNRDEIRDLGVTINHMLDRLQESFETQRRFTADASHELRTPVTAIGGHVSYLLRRTSPTQDQLDSLEVIQRESDRMAKLVNDLLELARADAGFTVHLEPMNLVEVVEAVKKEVGPVSGGTTVEIRSTTPLAEVMGDAIRLKQVLLNLVQNAINAGAKKVTVTVRPERTQVHLEVLDDGAGIPAEALAHLFDRFYRVDGARSTRGNGSGLGLAIVKWIVVQHGGTVEVESRLGEGSVFTVSLPALEVRSTLDIAANVRATLVDSMMSRGRNTP, from the coding sequence GTGCGCCTGCGCCTGCAACTGACGCTCGTCTTCGGGGCGTTCATCGCCGTCATCCTCTCGGCCGTGGCGGTCTCCGTGTACGTGCTGACGGAGCGGTCGTTGAGCGTCGGCGTCACCGACCAGGCCGAGCGCGCGCTGGCGGAGCTCACCAGCGGCACCTCCACCATCGCGCAGGGGCTCCAGAAGCTGCCGAGCGACACCTACTACCAGATCCTCCTGATCGGCCAGGCCGGACGCGTCCCCGACCTGCCGTCCGAGCTGCGGGCCGGCGTGCCGTACGCCTTCAACAGCAGCCTGGTGGCGTCCATGTCCGACGCCTCGGCGCAGCAGCTCCTCAAGGACGGCCAGATGATCGAGACCGTGACCGTGAGGGGGGAGACCGTGCGCGTGATCGGGCGCCTCGCCACCATCACGCTCACCAGCAACGGACCCAGCGTCCAGGCCGCCTTCCTCGTGGGCATACCCGCCTCCTTGGTGGCGCAGACGCTCGACCAGTTGGCGCAGGACCTCATCGCCACCGTGCTCATCGCCTTCATCGTGTTCGCGCTCGGCGTCTGGCTCCTGTCGGAGCGCGTGCTCGGGCCGCTCAAACGCGTGACCGCCGCGGCGGCGCAGGTGTCGGTGTCCGACCTGGCGCAGCGCGTGCCCGTGCCCAACAACCGCGACGAGATCCGCGACCTGGGCGTGACCATCAACCACATGCTCGACAGGCTGCAGGAGTCGTTCGAGACGCAGCGTCGCTTCACGGCCGACGCCAGCCACGAGCTCAGGACCCCGGTCACGGCCATCGGCGGGCACGTCAGCTACCTCCTGAGGCGCACCAGCCCGACCCAAGACCAGCTCGACTCGCTCGAGGTGATCCAGCGGGAGAGCGACCGCATGGCCAAGCTCGTCAACGACCTGCTGGAGCTCGCCCGCGCCGACGCCGGCTTCACCGTCCACCTGGAGCCGATGAACCTCGTCGAGGTGGTGGAGGCGGTCAAGAAGGAGGTCGGCCCCGTCTCCGGCGGCACGACCGTCGAGATCCGCTCCACCACGCCGCTCGCCGAGGTCATGGGGGACGCCATCAGGCTCAAGCAGGTGCTCCTCAACCTCGTGCAGAACGCCATCAACGCTGGCGCCAAGAAGGTGACGGTGACGGTGCGGCCGGAGCGCACGCAGGTTCACCTCGAGGTCCTCGACGACGGTGCCGGCATCCCGGCCGAAGCGCTCGCCCACCTCTTCGACCGCTTCTACCGCGTCGACGGCGCCCGCTCCACCCGCGGCAACGGCAGCGGCCTCGGCCTGGCCATCGTCAAGTGGATCGTCGTGCAGCACGGCGGCACCGTCGAGGTCGAATCGAGGCTCGGCGAGGGCTCCGTCTTCACCGTCTCGCTGCCCGCGCTCGAGGTCCGCTCCACGCTCGACATCGCCGCCAACGTCCGCGCCACCCTCGTCGACTCGATGATGTCGCGCGGCCGGAACACGCCCTAG
- a CDS encoding NYN domain-containing protein, with the protein MVERDSSGRPTKPKERADQGGQRRGGGRPSLPGERVAIFIDGSNLYNGMRENLRNTRVNLAELISQLLRERPLFRTYYYNAPLTEDYDEELREGQARFFDSLRRIPYVTVRFGKLHRRPDGAMVEKGIDVAIAVEALSLAHQDAYDTALLVSGDGDYVELVEAIKRLGKHVECAMFRNQSAGTLLEHVDVYQNLDELDWSRIVF; encoded by the coding sequence ATGGTGGAGAGAGACAGCAGCGGACGGCCAACCAAGCCGAAGGAGCGCGCCGACCAGGGCGGGCAGCGCCGGGGCGGTGGCCGCCCCTCCCTGCCGGGGGAACGCGTGGCCATCTTCATCGACGGCAGCAACCTCTACAACGGCATGCGCGAGAACCTGCGCAACACCAGGGTGAACCTCGCCGAGCTCATCTCGCAGCTCCTGAGGGAGCGTCCGCTCTTCCGCACCTACTACTACAACGCCCCACTCACGGAGGATTACGACGAGGAGCTGCGCGAGGGGCAGGCGCGCTTCTTCGACTCCCTCAGACGCATCCCGTACGTCACGGTGCGCTTCGGCAAGCTGCACCGCCGACCCGACGGGGCCATGGTCGAGAAGGGCATCGACGTCGCCATCGCCGTCGAGGCTCTGTCGCTCGCCCACCAGGACGCCTACGACACGGCGCTGCTCGTGTCGGGCGACGGTGATTACGTCGAGCTCGTGGAGGCCATCAAGCGGCTCGGGAAGCACGTCGAGTGCGCCATGTTCCGCAACCAGTCGGCGGGCACGCTGCTCGAGCACGTCGACGTCTACCAGAACCTCGACGAGCTCGACTGGAGCCGCATCGTCTTCTGA
- a CDS encoding BMP family ABC transporter substrate-binding protein, which translates to MRRLIVLLAALLITGAMAQDYVLGIVYDAGGKFDRSFNEGTWRGVVRAQDDLKADGYEVELIEFEGSPDTFAEGQRRIALEGAELIVAPGFSQADAITSNAADFPRTSWVIIDAVSEGENVRSILFKEQEGSFLVGYIAGSLTRTGVVGFVGGMDIPLIHAFDLGYQEGVKAACADCKIISNYVGVTPDAWNDPARAKELASTQNAQGADIIYAAAGASGNGVIDYVTEKQCFVPSGATRATPIDAQLEQIAKPAGYDEKCGGAAKPIFFIGVDSNQNPFGDTDGDPATLNFGLTSMLKRVDVASYNSVMDVVNGTFTPGVVNLGLAEDGVDYALDEYNSALIPEAVVAAVNQAKQDIIDGKIVVTDYRLQ; encoded by the coding sequence ATGCGCAGACTGATCGTCTTACTCGCAGCTCTCCTCATCACGGGCGCCATGGCCCAGGACTACGTCCTCGGCATCGTCTACGACGCGGGCGGCAAGTTCGACCGCTCGTTCAACGAGGGCACCTGGCGCGGCGTCGTGCGCGCCCAGGACGACCTGAAGGCCGACGGCTACGAGGTCGAGCTCATCGAGTTCGAGGGTAGCCCCGACACGTTCGCCGAGGGGCAGCGCCGCATCGCGCTCGAGGGCGCCGAGCTCATCGTGGCCCCGGGCTTCAGCCAGGCCGACGCCATCACCAGCAACGCCGCGGACTTCCCCCGCACCTCGTGGGTCATCATCGACGCCGTGTCCGAGGGCGAGAACGTGCGCAGCATCCTGTTCAAGGAGCAGGAGGGGTCGTTCCTCGTCGGCTACATCGCCGGTTCGCTCACCCGCACGGGCGTCGTCGGCTTCGTGGGCGGCATGGACATCCCGCTCATCCACGCCTTCGACCTCGGCTACCAGGAGGGCGTGAAGGCCGCCTGTGCCGACTGCAAGATCATCTCCAACTACGTCGGCGTGACGCCCGACGCCTGGAACGACCCGGCTCGCGCCAAGGAGCTCGCCAGCACGCAGAACGCCCAGGGCGCCGACATCATCTACGCCGCCGCCGGCGCGTCCGGCAACGGCGTCATCGACTACGTGACGGAGAAGCAGTGCTTCGTGCCGAGCGGCGCGACGCGCGCCACCCCCATCGACGCTCAGCTCGAGCAGATCGCCAAGCCGGCCGGCTACGACGAGAAGTGCGGCGGCGCCGCCAAGCCGATCTTCTTCATCGGCGTCGACAGCAACCAGAACCCGTTCGGTGACACCGACGGCGATCCCGCCACCCTCAACTTCGGCCTGACGAGCATGCTGAAGCGCGTGGACGTGGCCTCTTACAACTCCGTTATGGACGTCGTGAACGGCACCTTCACGCCGGGCGTCGTCAACCTCGGCCTGGCAGAGGACGGCGTCGACTACGCCCTCGACGAGTACAACTCCGCCCTCATCCCCGAGGCGGTCGTGGCCGCCGTCAACCAGGCCAAGCAGGACATCATCGACGGCAAGATCGTCGTCACCGACTACCGCCTGCAGTAA
- a CDS encoding S-ribosylhomocysteine lyase, whose product MSDGTAPRLESFELDHDRVRAPYVRLAARHVGARGDVITKFDLRLVQPNEAEIPTAALHTIEHLLAGYLRAALSDVTIVDASPMGCRTGFYLTVLGEPTEESVRDAFVTALGAVAGHEGPVPGCDRRTCGNWRDHSLPGARAWAGSVLEREVVVQATVTIGAP is encoded by the coding sequence ATGAGCGACGGAACAGCACCAAGGCTCGAGAGCTTCGAACTCGATCACGACCGCGTTCGCGCCCCCTACGTGCGGCTCGCGGCCCGGCACGTCGGGGCGCGCGGCGACGTGATCACGAAGTTCGATCTGCGCCTCGTGCAGCCCAACGAGGCCGAGATCCCGACCGCCGCGCTGCACACCATCGAGCACCTCCTCGCCGGCTACCTGCGCGCGGCCTTGTCTGACGTGACCATCGTCGACGCCAGCCCGATGGGCTGCCGCACCGGCTTCTACCTGACGGTGCTGGGGGAGCCGACGGAGGAGAGCGTGCGCGACGCGTTCGTGACCGCGCTCGGCGCCGTGGCAGGGCACGAGGGACCGGTCCCGGGCTGCGACCGCCGCACCTGCGGCAACTGGCGCGACCACTCGCTGCCGGGAGCCAGGGCGTGGGCCGGCAGCGTCCTGGAGCGTGAGGTGGTCGTCCAAGCGACCGTGACCATCGGCGCGCCGTGA
- a CDS encoding response regulator transcription factor produces MERKPLILIVEDEKEIAKFIDLELQAESYETVVTYDGVTGLSKFRELNPDLVVLDLMLPVLDGLEVARRIRKTSNTPIIILTAKDSVDDKVTGLDSGADDYLVKPFSIEELLARVRAHLRRVNPAVTGEVRVVDLVMNLDGREVFRDGRRIELSAKEFELLELFARNPGKVFNRFEIEEKVWPEYTGGSNVVDVYVGYLRRKLEQEGERRLVHTVRGVGYVLREE; encoded by the coding sequence ATGGAACGCAAACCGCTGATCTTGATCGTCGAGGACGAGAAGGAGATCGCCAAGTTCATCGATCTCGAGCTGCAGGCCGAGAGCTACGAGACGGTCGTGACGTACGACGGGGTGACCGGCCTGTCGAAGTTCCGCGAACTCAACCCCGACCTGGTGGTCCTCGACCTGATGCTGCCCGTGCTCGACGGCCTCGAGGTCGCGAGGCGCATCCGCAAGACGAGCAACACCCCCATCATCATCCTGACGGCGAAGGACTCCGTCGACGACAAGGTGACGGGCCTCGACTCCGGCGCCGACGACTACCTCGTCAAGCCGTTCTCGATCGAGGAACTCCTCGCGCGCGTGCGCGCCCACCTGAGGCGCGTGAACCCGGCCGTGACCGGCGAGGTGCGGGTCGTCGACCTCGTCATGAACCTCGACGGTCGCGAGGTGTTCCGCGACGGCCGCAGGATCGAGCTCTCCGCCAAGGAGTTCGAGCTCCTCGAGCTGTTCGCCCGCAACCCGGGCAAGGTCTTCAACCGCTTCGAGATCGAGGAGAAGGTGTGGCCGGAGTACACGGGCGGCAGCAACGTCGTCGACGTCTACGTCGGCTACCTGAGGCGCAAGCTGGAGCAGGAGGGCGAGCGCCGCCTCGTTCACACCGTGCGCGGCGTCGGCTACGTGCTGCGCGAGGAGTGA